A DNA window from Moorella thermoacetica contains the following coding sequences:
- a CDS encoding MFS transporter, producing the protein MAAIVFFGYSIQYLDRVKTTVLVPLISQSLHLTHSDVGNAMFLLMIFYGPTQILSGFLCDRFGPKKVLVFSLITWSIFTIYMAYMQNATEWYIRNALFGIFVGTEFVPSARLIARWFPKRERAQAQGVLSWSWIITPAWAPLLTTFLASYFNDWRPVFIWLGIFGLVPLVIVLLFIYDRPEQVRWLSDREVKESYADELESGILKEAAISRENLAKQAKKAEIPLRDVLLNKSFIAVVLSYLACQMTFWGIVTWSPSYLSEVFKFNLMKMGVWASIYFAAGVIGAFLSSRISDKFFNGRRRPMIILSFLGTIPFILLLAMSRPGISHMGLMLILAGAGFFANMIWGPILAWPTDVFSPEMYGRALGFVTGIAYFGAAFAPLIMSRLIIKTPAGVSYTYAWTFIAFCAVAGLIASAIVRDRQDISNNSISLSE; encoded by the coding sequence GTGGCAGCTATTGTTTTCTTCGGGTATAGCATTCAGTACCTAGACCGGGTAAAAACGACAGTGTTAGTTCCGCTAATTAGTCAGAGCTTGCACCTGACCCATAGCGATGTTGGTAACGCCATGTTTTTATTAATGATTTTTTATGGCCCAACCCAGATATTATCGGGATTTCTTTGCGATCGCTTTGGTCCCAAAAAAGTTTTGGTATTCTCCCTGATCACCTGGAGCATATTCACGATATATATGGCGTATATGCAGAACGCAACTGAGTGGTATATCCGTAATGCCTTGTTTGGTATTTTTGTAGGTACTGAATTTGTACCCAGTGCACGCTTGATCGCGCGCTGGTTTCCTAAAAGAGAACGGGCCCAGGCCCAGGGGGTCCTCTCCTGGTCCTGGATTATTACCCCTGCGTGGGCTCCTTTGCTAACAACGTTTCTAGCCTCCTATTTTAACGATTGGCGTCCTGTTTTTATATGGCTAGGTATTTTTGGCCTGGTACCCCTGGTAATAGTACTTCTCTTCATTTACGATCGTCCCGAACAGGTACGCTGGCTGAGCGACAGGGAAGTTAAAGAGAGTTACGCCGACGAACTTGAGAGTGGCATCTTAAAAGAGGCGGCAATAAGCCGTGAGAACCTGGCCAAGCAGGCCAAAAAAGCCGAAATACCCTTGCGCGATGTCTTGTTAAACAAGAGCTTCATAGCAGTAGTGCTATCTTACCTGGCCTGCCAGATGACCTTCTGGGGGATAGTAACCTGGTCGCCAAGCTATTTAAGTGAAGTGTTTAAATTTAACCTGATGAAAATGGGCGTCTGGGCTTCGATTTATTTTGCAGCCGGTGTCATCGGCGCCTTCTTGAGCTCCCGGATTTCCGATAAATTCTTTAATGGCCGCCGCCGGCCCATGATAATTCTTTCGTTCCTCGGCACTATCCCCTTTATCCTACTTTTGGCTATGTCCCGGCCGGGAATCAGCCATATGGGGCTGATGCTAATCCTAGCCGGAGCCGGATTTTTTGCCAATATGATCTGGGGTCCTATTTTAGCCTGGCCGACTGACGTTTTTAGCCCGGAGATGTATGGGCGGGCCCTCGGCTTTGTGACGGGTATAGCCTATTTTGGGGCCGCTTTTGCTCCTCTTATTATGAGCCGCCTAATCATTAAAACACCTGCAGGTGTTTCTTATACCTATGCCTGGACTTTTATTGCTTTTTGCGCAGTTGCAGGTTTAATTGCTTCTGCCATTGTCAGAGACCGGCAGGATATAAGTAACAACAGTATTTCCCTGTCGGAATAA
- a CDS encoding C40 family peptidase translates to MKKWSKYCLTATLAGALSLAAAGVALAQPYEVKKGDTLWALSRRYGVTVEQIKAANNLDSSLIYIGQILEIPTNKTSLASRYEAPTASRGISIDPSTMGARIAAIARQYVGSPYRWGGTSPKGFDCSGFTLYVFQRVGINLPHSASDQASLGTHIDKGDLQPGDLVFFHTYSQDISHVGIYLGNGKFISATNRGVAIDSIDDPYYWGPRYVGARRVR, encoded by the coding sequence TTGAAGAAGTGGTCGAAGTATTGCCTGACTGCCACCCTGGCCGGAGCTTTGAGCCTGGCCGCCGCCGGAGTGGCCCTGGCCCAGCCCTATGAAGTGAAAAAGGGTGACACCCTGTGGGCCCTGTCCCGGCGTTATGGAGTAACGGTAGAACAAATTAAAGCAGCCAATAACCTTGATTCCTCATTGATTTATATTGGTCAAATTTTGGAAATACCCACTAACAAAACATCCCTTGCCAGTCGTTATGAAGCACCCACAGCCTCCCGCGGTATAAGCATCGATCCCTCTACTATGGGTGCCCGTATTGCCGCCATCGCCCGCCAGTATGTGGGCAGTCCCTACCGCTGGGGTGGGACAAGCCCAAAAGGATTCGACTGCTCGGGCTTTACGCTTTACGTCTTTCAACGTGTAGGCATTAATCTCCCTCACTCGGCCAGCGACCAGGCCTCCCTGGGTACCCATATTGATAAAGGGGATCTCCAGCCGGGTGATTTAGTCTTTTTCCATACTTATTCCCAGGATATCAGCCATGTAGGTATTTACTTGGGCAACGGTAAATTTATCAGCGCTACCAATCGCGGCGTGGCCATCGACAGTATCGATGACCCGTACTATTGGGGACCACGCTATGTCGGTGCCAGGCGCGTAAGGTAG
- the guaA gene encoding glutamine-hydrolyzing GMP synthase, whose protein sequence is MIGENKQLAEIVLVLDFGGQYNQLIARRVREAGVYSEMIPYNTPLEKILARRPRGIIFSGGPASVYSLGAPRIDRALYESGIPILGICYGMQLMAHDLGGRVEGASGREYGKTQLEITAADPLFAGLPESIQCWMSHGDYISAPPPGFQVTARSAYTPVAAMSDPARKLYGVQFHPEVKHTPMGQEILRRFLFQVCGCRGDWSVSSFIEDQVAAIRRQVGNGRVLCALSGGVDSSVAAALVHRAVGDRLTCVFVNHGLLRQGEAEQVQRAFGQAMGMNIVYVDASRRFLEKLTGVTDPEEKRKIIGHEFIRVFEEEARKLGRVDFLVQGTLYPDVIESGTETAAVIKSHHNVGGLPEDMELELIEPLRLLFKDEVRRVGEELGLPEEIVWRQPFPGPGLAIRILGEVTPEKLEILRQADAIVTEEIRRAGLYREIWQSFAVLPSMKSVGVMGDERTYAYPIVLRAVTSDDAMTADWARLPYDLLERISSRIVNEVRHINRVVYDITSKPPATIEWE, encoded by the coding sequence ATGATTGGAGAAAACAAACAGCTTGCAGAAATAGTACTGGTGCTGGATTTCGGCGGCCAGTACAACCAGTTGATCGCCCGGCGGGTCCGCGAAGCCGGGGTTTACTCGGAGATGATACCCTATAACACGCCCCTGGAAAAGATCCTGGCCCGGCGACCCCGGGGGATTATTTTTTCCGGCGGGCCGGCCAGCGTCTATAGCCTCGGGGCACCCCGTATCGACCGGGCCCTCTATGAAAGCGGCATTCCCATTTTGGGCATCTGTTATGGTATGCAGCTCATGGCCCATGACCTGGGCGGTAGGGTAGAGGGGGCCTCGGGACGGGAGTATGGTAAAACCCAGCTGGAAATAACAGCAGCAGATCCCCTTTTCGCCGGTTTACCTGAAAGTATACAGTGCTGGATGAGCCACGGCGACTATATCAGCGCCCCGCCGCCTGGCTTCCAGGTGACGGCCCGCTCGGCCTATACCCCGGTGGCGGCTATGAGCGACCCGGCCAGGAAGCTTTATGGCGTTCAGTTTCACCCGGAAGTAAAGCATACTCCCATGGGGCAGGAGATACTGCGTCGTTTTCTCTTCCAGGTATGCGGCTGCCGGGGTGACTGGTCGGTGAGTTCCTTCATTGAAGACCAGGTGGCGGCCATTCGCCGGCAGGTAGGTAACGGCCGGGTCCTCTGCGCCCTGAGCGGCGGGGTCGATTCCTCGGTGGCTGCGGCCCTGGTCCACCGGGCCGTCGGCGACCGCTTGACCTGCGTGTTTGTTAACCACGGTCTCCTGCGCCAGGGGGAGGCCGAACAGGTGCAGCGGGCCTTTGGCCAGGCCATGGGCATGAACATCGTCTATGTCGATGCCAGCCGGCGTTTCCTGGAGAAACTCACCGGCGTTACAGACCCGGAAGAAAAGCGCAAAATTATCGGCCATGAATTTATCCGGGTCTTTGAGGAGGAAGCCAGGAAACTGGGACGGGTGGATTTCCTGGTCCAGGGCACCCTTTACCCCGATGTCATTGAGAGCGGTACCGAAACGGCCGCCGTCATCAAGAGCCACCATAACGTCGGTGGCCTGCCGGAAGATATGGAACTGGAATTAATTGAACCCCTGCGCCTTTTATTTAAGGACGAAGTGCGCCGGGTAGGGGAGGAACTGGGCCTGCCGGAGGAGATTGTCTGGCGGCAACCCTTCCCGGGGCCGGGCCTGGCTATCCGCATCCTGGGGGAAGTCACCCCGGAGAAACTGGAAATCTTACGTCAGGCTGACGCCATTGTCACCGAGGAGATCCGGCGAGCCGGCCTCTACCGGGAAATCTGGCAGTCCTTTGCGGTATTGCCCTCCATGAAGAGTGTGGGTGTTATGGGCGACGAGCGGACCTATGCCTACCCCATCGTCCTGCGGGCCGTGACCAGCGATGACGCCATGACTGCCGACTGGGCCAGGCTCCCCTACGACCTCCTGGAGCGTATCTCCTCCCGGATCGTCAACGAGGTGCGTCATATCAACCGGGTCGTTTACGACATCACTTCCAAACCCCCGGCGACCATAGAGTGGGAGTAG
- the hpt gene encoding hypoxanthine phosphoribosyltransferase → MHEDIAEVLVSAADIQKRVKEMGAAISRDYAGKDLLVVGILKGAIIFLADLVREITIPLQLDFMAVSSYGSGTSTSGAVRILKDLEVPVEDKHLLIVEDIIDTGLTLKYLLENLKARQPLSVKACTILDKPERRLVDVHVDYSGFCIPDYFVVGYGLDYAQKYRHLPDICVLKPEVYRRKK, encoded by the coding sequence GTGCACGAAGATATTGCCGAGGTTCTGGTCAGCGCCGCCGATATTCAAAAAAGGGTGAAGGAAATGGGTGCGGCTATTAGCCGCGATTACGCCGGGAAGGACCTGCTGGTGGTCGGTATTCTTAAAGGGGCGATTATTTTCCTGGCCGACCTGGTGCGGGAGATCACCATTCCCCTGCAGCTTGATTTTATGGCCGTTTCCAGCTACGGGTCCGGCACCAGCACATCGGGGGCGGTCCGGATCTTGAAGGACCTGGAGGTACCGGTGGAGGACAAGCATCTTCTGATAGTTGAGGATATTATCGACACCGGCTTGACCCTGAAATACCTGCTGGAGAACCTCAAGGCCCGCCAGCCCTTGAGCGTCAAAGCCTGCACCATCCTGGACAAACCGGAACGGCGTCTGGTAGATGTTCATGTTGATTACAGCGGTTTTTGCATTCCGGATTACTTTGTCGTTGGTTACGGCCTGGATTACGCCCAGAAATACCGTCACTTGCCGGATATCTGCGTTTTAAAACCAGAGGTTTACAGACGGAAGAAATAG
- a CDS encoding DnaJ domain-containing protein, which translates to MKACAETLAARAREVLGVKEGDDVRTIKKAYRRLARQYHPDANAGAGEDAKFLLITEPYEYLLRHKPPGRNSLLAAGLTLEKEDPEDTYVRWWLEHYGDFF; encoded by the coding sequence ATGAAGGCTTGCGCAGAAACCCTGGCCGCAAGGGCGCGAGAGGTGCTGGGAGTAAAAGAAGGCGACGACGTGCGCACCATCAAAAAGGCCTATCGCCGCCTGGCCAGGCAGTACCATCCTGATGCCAATGCCGGTGCCGGTGAAGACGCAAAGTTTTTGCTAATTACCGAACCCTACGAGTACCTCCTGCGCCACAAGCCGCCCGGCCGTAACTCCCTCCTGGCAGCCGGCCTCACCCTGGAAAAAGAGGACCCGGAGGATACTTACGTTCGCTGGTGGTTGGAGCATTACGGCGATTTTTTCTAA
- the pabB gene encoding aminodeoxychorismate synthase component I, whose amino-acid sequence MLPVVIEVKAPADPEALYAALAGGRENSFLLESALFHPRLGRYSFLGSAPFLVLKTRGNEAWLFRPGAMVERIPGNPWEIIRSLLSRYRLPRHDQPVPFTGGAVGYLAYDLGRYIEKLPSLAADDLPFPEGYLAFYDTIVAIDHQEGRVYVAASGFPASSPAAEKEALARARETAALLAKARPLPPPSPASGGRAPISSLFTREAYCRAVDRAREYIAAGDIFEVNLSQRLQAPPGLEPWELYRRLRRVNPAPFAAYLPLREGTIVSASPERFLRVSRGQVETRPIKGTRRRGHTPAEDDALRRELWQSAKDRAELVMIIDLERNDLGRVCRAGSVRVPELFVLEEYATVFHLVSTVTGTLEPGKDMVDLWRATFPGGSITGAPKVRSMEIIEELEPVRRSVYTGAIGYLGFDGEADWNIVIRTFLLANNQAYFQVGGAVTADSDPGGEYEETLDKARGLIQALEL is encoded by the coding sequence TTGCTGCCCGTTGTTATCGAGGTCAAAGCGCCTGCCGACCCGGAGGCCCTCTATGCTGCCCTCGCTGGCGGCCGGGAAAATAGCTTCCTATTGGAAAGCGCCCTCTTTCACCCCCGCCTGGGTCGCTATTCTTTCCTTGGTAGCGCACCGTTCCTGGTCCTAAAAACCAGGGGCAACGAGGCCTGGCTTTTCCGGCCCGGCGCAATGGTTGAAAGGATTCCCGGCAATCCCTGGGAGATCATCCGCTCCCTCCTGTCCCGTTACCGGTTACCGCGGCACGATCAACCTGTACCTTTTACCGGTGGGGCTGTAGGTTACCTGGCCTACGACCTGGGCCGTTACATCGAAAAGCTGCCGTCTCTGGCCGCCGATGACCTGCCCTTCCCGGAGGGTTACCTGGCCTTCTATGACACCATCGTGGCCATTGACCACCAGGAAGGGAGGGTCTATGTCGCTGCCAGCGGTTTCCCGGCATCCAGCCCGGCCGCTGAAAAGGAAGCCCTGGCCCGGGCAAGGGAAACAGCCGCCCTCCTGGCAAAGGCTCGCCCCCTGCCGCCCCCTTCCCCCGCCAGCGGCGGACGGGCGCCCATCAGCTCCCTGTTTACCCGGGAAGCCTACTGCCGGGCCGTCGACAGGGCCAGGGAGTATATTGCCGCCGGGGATATCTTTGAAGTCAACCTGTCCCAGCGCCTGCAGGCGCCCCCGGGCCTGGAGCCCTGGGAGCTGTACCGCCGCCTGCGGCGGGTCAACCCGGCTCCCTTTGCCGCTTACCTGCCGCTCAGGGAAGGGACCATTGTTAGTGCCTCACCGGAAAGGTTTTTGCGGGTCAGCCGGGGCCAGGTGGAGACCCGGCCGATTAAGGGTACCCGGCGCCGGGGGCATACCCCGGCAGAGGATGACGCCCTGCGCCGGGAATTGTGGCAGAGCGCCAAGGACCGGGCGGAACTGGTGATGATCATCGACCTGGAAAGGAACGACCTGGGCCGGGTCTGCCGGGCCGGGTCGGTACGGGTGCCGGAACTCTTTGTTCTGGAGGAGTATGCCACCGTCTTTCACCTGGTCAGCACCGTAACCGGCACCTTGGAACCGGGAAAGGATATGGTGGATCTCTGGCGGGCCACCTTTCCCGGCGGCTCCATCACCGGCGCCCCCAAGGTCCGCTCCATGGAGATCATCGAAGAACTGGAGCCGGTGCGGCGTAGCGTCTATACCGGCGCCATCGGCTACCTGGGTTTTGACGGCGAAGCCGACTGGAATATCGTTATCCGCACCTTTCTCCTGGCAAACAACCAGGCCTATTTCCAGGTCGGGGGCGCCGTCACAGCCGACTCCGATCCCGGGGGAGAGTACGAGGAAACCCTGGACAAAGCCCGGGGCCTCATCCAGGCGCTGGAGTTATAA
- a CDS encoding branched chain amino acid--2-keto-4-methylthiobutyrate aminotransferase, with protein sequence MPAAVVYFNGSLRPLTETAINPADPGFLYGAGLFETIRIEDGRALFLTEHLDRLTSSSRRLGWPVPDSSGLPAAIQATIAANQVTNGRGRLNFFQGSQGYNLMFTAENGLPYTPEDYREGYRAVIVTICRNQHSPLAGLKTMNYLENLLAMAEAREKGAREALLLNLDGYLAEGSRSNLFIIREDTLFTPDLASGPLPGLARSRVLKLAAALGLTVKEEPLKPEALLAAGEAFLTNSLMEILPLTWVDGRPIGNGRPGPMTTLLRSRYQDEKAALRG encoded by the coding sequence ATGCCTGCAGCAGTCGTCTACTTTAATGGCTCCCTCCGGCCCCTGACAGAAACGGCAATTAACCCCGCCGACCCCGGTTTCCTGTACGGGGCGGGGCTATTTGAAACAATCCGCATCGAAGACGGCAGGGCCCTTTTTCTCACCGAGCATCTTGACCGTCTTACCAGCAGTTCCCGGCGCCTGGGTTGGCCTGTACCCGATTCTTCCGGCCTGCCGGCAGCCATCCAGGCTACCATTGCCGCCAACCAGGTTACCAACGGGCGCGGTCGCCTGAACTTTTTCCAGGGTAGCCAGGGTTATAACCTGATGTTTACGGCCGAGAACGGTCTACCCTATACGCCGGAGGATTACCGGGAGGGTTACCGGGCTGTCATAGTCACCATCTGCCGCAACCAGCACTCCCCCCTGGCCGGCCTCAAGACCATGAACTACCTGGAAAACCTCCTGGCCATGGCCGAAGCCCGGGAGAAGGGAGCTCGGGAGGCCCTGCTCTTAAACCTGGACGGCTACCTGGCTGAGGGTAGCCGCAGCAACCTGTTTATCATACGGGAAGATACCCTTTTTACCCCCGACCTGGCCAGCGGCCCCCTTCCCGGCCTGGCCCGGTCCCGGGTCCTAAAACTCGCTGCCGCCCTGGGCCTGACGGTGAAGGAAGAACCATTAAAGCCCGAGGCTCTCCTGGCCGCCGGGGAGGCCTTCCTCACCAACAGCCTGATGGAAATCCTTCCCCTGACATGGGTGGACGGCCGACCCATCGGCAACGGCCGTCCCGGCCCGATGACAACCCTGCTCCGGTCCCGTTACCAGGACGAAAAGGCTGCTTTACGGGGTTAA